The region TTAAATTCAACGAAATGGTTAGAAAAGGGGAAGTTGGCCCCATTCTGCTTGGAAGGGATCATCACGATGCAGGCGGAGCTGACTCTCCTTTTAGAGAAACAGCGAATATAAAAGATGGGAGTAATATAATGGCGGATATGGCAACCCATGATTTCGCTGGAAATATAGCAAGGGGAATGAGTTTGGTAACACTGCACAACGGAGGTGGAGTTGGTATCGGTAAGGCCATTAACGGTGGCTTTGGCTTGGTTCTGGATGGAAGTGAAAGGGTGGATGAAATAATAAAGAACGCAATTCCATGGGATGTTATGGTTGGTGTCGCCAGGCGATCATGGGCTAGGAATGAAGCTTCTATAGAAACATCCATAGAGTACAACAAAGAAAACAAAAATACAGACCACATAACTTTACCGTACATTGCTGATGAAAATATGGTAAAAGATTTAGTTGATAAATATTATCAGGGTTAGGAGGTAGATACTTTGAACAAAATTGTAGAATGTGTTCCAAATTTCAGTGAAGGAAGAGATAAAGAAAAATTAGAGCGTATTGTAGATGAAATAAGAAAACAAGAAGGAGTAAAATTGCTGGATTACTCTATGGATAAAGATCACAACCGAAGCGTAGTTACTTTTGTAGGAGAACCCGATCAGGTAATAGAAGCAGCTTTTAACGCATGTAAAAAAGCGGCTGAGTTGATAGATTTGAGAACTCATAAAGGCGAACATCCAAGAATGGGGGCTACAGACGTTATCCCACTCATTCCAATTAAAAACATATCAATGCAAGAGTGTGTAGAGTACTCTAAAAAATTGGCAAAAAGAATAGCAGAAGAGTTAAATATACCCGTAATATTGTATGAAAAATCAGCCAGCCGACCTGAAAGAGAGGATTTAGCTGTTATAAGAAAAGGCGAGTTCGAAGGAATGTTTGAGAAGTTAAAACAAGAAGCGTTCAAACCAGATTTTGGCCCAGATAAACCGCATGAAAGTGCAGGAGTTACCGCCGTGGGGGCAAGGATGCCTTTGATAGCTTTCAACGTGAACCTAAATACCAACAACATAGACATTGCAAAAAAGATAGCCCAAGCTGTGAGAGGTAAAAGTGGAGGATTTAAATATTGTAAAGCGTTGGGTTTTGAATTGAAAGAAAGAAATATAGTCCAAGTTTCCATGAATATGGTTGATTACACAAAAACACCTTTGTACAGGGTATTTCAGGTGATAGAAAATGAAGCAAACAGGTATGGAGTGAACGTTGTTGGAAGTGAAATAGTTGGGTTGGTACCTTTGAATGCCCTTGTTGATACAGCTGATTACTTTTTAAAATTAGAAAATTTTAGCTATGACAAAGTTTTGGAGAATAGGATTTATGGCGATTGATATGAGCGAAAAAGCTACTTTAATAATAAAAAACATCTCAAATTTAATAACGATGAGAGGTCCTAATAGACCAAGAAAGAAAGAGGAAATGTCAGAAATTGGGTTAATAAAAAATGGCATAATTGCTGCTTCAAAAGATAAGATTATCTACGTTGGAAGTGGTGATTTGCCAAAAGACATAGAAATAGCTCAAGATGCAAAAATTATAAACGCCCAAGGGAAAACTGTAACACCCGGTTTAATAGACTCTCACACTCATTTGGTCCATGGTGGCTCAAGGGAATATGAATTATTTAAAAAATTAGAAGGTGAGAGTTACTTAGATATTTTAAATTCTGGGGGAGGAATATACGACACCGTTGAATCAACAAAAAAGGCGTCTTTTGAAGAATTACTTAAAAAGGCGGAAAAGAGTTTAAATAGAATGTTGTCTTACGGAGTAACAACCGTTGAAGCAAAAAGCGGTTATGGGCTTGATGACTTTGACACAGAATTGAAACAGCTTGAGGTCATAAGAGAACTCAATAGAATCCACCCCATAGATTTGGTTCCTACATTTTTGGGGGCGCATGCCGTACCTAAAAAGTACCAAGACAACGTCGATAAATTCGTAGATATACTCATAACTGAAATGATCCCGTATGTAGCAGAAAAAAATTTAGCTAAATTTTGTGATGTATTCTGTGAAAAAGGAGTTTTCTCAGTTGATCAATCCAGAAAAATACTTTCTGCTGCAAAAGAACACGGTCTATTCCTCAAAATTCACGCAGACGAAATAGAACCTTTAGGAGGTACCGAATTAGCTGCTGAGTTAGGCTGCGTTTCAGCAGATCATTTGGTAGGTGCAAGTGATGAAGGCTTGAAAAAAATGGCTGAGAACAACGTTATAGCTACCCTTCTTCCTACAACAACCTTCTTTTTACAAAGTGAGAAGTATGCAAACGCCAGAAAGATGATTGAACTTGGTATACCAATTGCATTATCGACCGATTATAACCCAGGAAGTTCGCCTACAGAAAATTTACAATTGGTTATGACGTTTGGGGCAATAAAATTACATATGAATCCAAAGGAAATAATTACATCGGTTACTATTAATGCGGCTTGTGCACTGAAATTAGAAGATAAAATTGGTAGTTTGGAGGTAGGTAAAAAAACTGATATGGCGATTTTCGATGTTCCAAATATAGAATACTTAATATACCACTTCGGAGTAAACCACACTCAAACTGTTATCAAAAATGGTGAAGTGTATGACATAGCCACGGTCTCTTGACAAAGCCTATAACGTAGTGTATAATAATTTTGATATATTAACATAAATAACTTTTTCGCCGGGGTGGTGGAATTGGTAGACACGTATGGTTGAGGGCCATATGAGTATTTACACTCGTGCGGGTTCAAGTCCCGCCCCCGGCACCAGAATAAAGGATCGTGTTTTACGATCCTTTTGTTTTTTGAATTAATTTTATTATATTCCTGATTGATAATCTCACTTCTGATTTCTATCTACTGGGGGTAAAAGTATAGAAAAGAAAACTGAAGTTACCTTCCCCTTTTTTATTGAATTATTCATTGCCTTTTCTTTGTTATTAGTACTTTCCTACTTGAATAAAGCCGCAGTATTAATAGGCTATTTTTTGTTTCTTCTTCTTCTTTTAAAACTCTTTGAGAAAGATAAATTAAAAGTCTTTTTAATCGGTGTCTTGTTGTTTCCTGGCTTGTTATACATTCCCATCAATCTCAATTCAGAAGTAGGTATTTTAGGGAAAATTATAGACAAAAGAGGAAATTATTATACGGTATTTTCAAAAAAAATCTATTATGAAAATCAATGGCAGAAATACAGGAATTATTATAAATTTTACTACGGTGAATTCAGCACGGTTCCCATCACTACGGGCAAAAACGTCTACATATACGGAACCATTGAAAACGATTTTCTTAGAGCTGAATATATGGCTCCCGCCAACAACAATTCGATTATGAAGATAAAAGATCTTGCAACCAATAGATTGTCTGAAAACATTCAAAATACCGAGGCACTTGATATATTGACGAGCTCTTTTATGGGTAATATACGGGATAAAGAGGTATTTCAAAAAACAGGGACTTTGCATCTATTTGCCGTTTCAGGTATGCACGTGTACATAATTTACTCGATGATCAGCTTCTTTCTCAACTTTTTTATCTTGAAAAGGAATTTAAGACTCATCTTATACTCCACTATTATCACTTTTTATTTGGTTTTTACCGGATTCACCCCAAGTTCTGTACGGGCTGTATCGCTTTTAGTCACTTTAAACTTATTCAGACTTTTCGACGTTCCTGTTAGCTCTTTCAACATCTTAGGATTAATAGGATATCTCAACCTTTTGTTCTTCCCCAATAATCTTATGAACGTTAGTTTCCAAATGAGTTATGCAGCAACTTTTATGATTTTATTTTCAATGAACCATATAGAAAATCAATATTTTAGATCCTTATCTGTTCCTATAGCGGCATACGTCGGTATATTTCCTATAGCTCTGATACACTTTGGAGAGATTTCTTTGATTGGACTTTTCATAACACCTATTCTAACCCCTGCTATTTCATTACTAATCTTATGTAGCGTTCTTTCAATATTATTGCCTTTCAATTTTGTTCATTCTTTTTCAACTTTTTTTGCTTTGTCAATAAAAAACTTCGTAAATCTTTTTACCTTTTGGGAGCCAATTGAATTTAATTCTTTATTTATTCCGCTATTTCTATGGAGCTTTATCTTTTTGCTTTATATCTGGCTTCTTCAAGTTAAAGAAAAAAGGACCCCAATTTAATAAGGGCCCTTAATTTTGAATTATACTTGTCTACATTGGAGTTTCTTCATCCAAAAGGTCTTCAATCTCTGATTGATCAGAAAATTCAATTTTTACAATCCATCCTTTATTTTCGGCGTCTTCGTTTATTATTTCCGGCTGGTCTTCAAGATCATTGTTGACTTCAACGATTTTTCCACTTAAAGGTACATAAATATCTTCAGCTGACTTCACAGATTCTATGGTGCACAGGACTTCGCCTTTTTTCACTTCTTTTCCAACTTCTGGTAATTCAACGTAGGTTACATCACCTAATTCTTCAGCAGCCTTCGCAGAAATCCCAACAGTTGCAATGTTTCCTTCTATTGTTACATATTCGTGGGTAGCTGTGTATTTCTTCATAATACTTGACTCCTCCTTTTAATTTGTAATTTTTGTTGTCTATAGAAATCAAAAAAGTTGCTATAGCGCCCTTCCCCCGCATCCCACCCAAATGATGAGATAATCAATAGCCTGCCTTTTTTACCGCTCTGATTACCCCAACAGTTATTAAAATCGCTATTATGATCTCTGGAATACCGTTTGTTAGGCCTATAGCCAACACTACCCCACCTACGGCTTCCCTTGCTACTCCCATAGCGGTAGCTATCCTGTCGGCAAATAAGAGATACATCATACCTAAAACACCTGCGGTGTTAGTAAAAGTTCCTAAAGCAGCACTTACACCAATAGATACGCTATCTCTCCATTTTGAAACTT is a window of Petrotoga olearia DSM 13574 DNA encoding:
- the ftcD gene encoding glutamate formimidoyltransferase encodes the protein MNKIVECVPNFSEGRDKEKLERIVDEIRKQEGVKLLDYSMDKDHNRSVVTFVGEPDQVIEAAFNACKKAAELIDLRTHKGEHPRMGATDVIPLIPIKNISMQECVEYSKKLAKRIAEELNIPVILYEKSASRPEREDLAVIRKGEFEGMFEKLKQEAFKPDFGPDKPHESAGVTAVGARMPLIAFNVNLNTNNIDIAKKIAQAVRGKSGGFKYCKALGFELKERNIVQVSMNMVDYTKTPLYRVFQVIENEANRYGVNVVGSEIVGLVPLNALVDTADYFLKLENFSYDKVLENRIYGD
- the hutI gene encoding imidazolonepropionase, with protein sequence MAIDMSEKATLIIKNISNLITMRGPNRPRKKEEMSEIGLIKNGIIAASKDKIIYVGSGDLPKDIEIAQDAKIINAQGKTVTPGLIDSHTHLVHGGSREYELFKKLEGESYLDILNSGGGIYDTVESTKKASFEELLKKAEKSLNRMLSYGVTTVEAKSGYGLDDFDTELKQLEVIRELNRIHPIDLVPTFLGAHAVPKKYQDNVDKFVDILITEMIPYVAEKNLAKFCDVFCEKGVFSVDQSRKILSAAKEHGLFLKIHADEIEPLGGTELAAELGCVSADHLVGASDEGLKKMAENNVIATLLPTTTFFLQSEKYANARKMIELGIPIALSTDYNPGSSPTENLQLVMTFGAIKLHMNPKEIITSVTINAACALKLEDKIGSLEVGKKTDMAIFDVPNIEYLIYHFGVNHTQTVIKNGEVYDIATVS
- a CDS encoding ComEC/Rec2 family competence protein, with product MFLLLLLKLFEKDKLKVFLIGVLLFPGLLYIPINLNSEVGILGKIIDKRGNYYTVFSKKIYYENQWQKYRNYYKFYYGEFSTVPITTGKNVYIYGTIENDFLRAEYMAPANNNSIMKIKDLATNRLSENIQNTEALDILTSSFMGNIRDKEVFQKTGTLHLFAVSGMHVYIIYSMISFFLNFFILKRNLRLILYSTIITFYLVFTGFTPSSVRAVSLLVTLNLFRLFDVPVSSFNILGLIGYLNLLFFPNNLMNVSFQMSYAATFMILFSMNHIENQYFRSLSVPIAAYVGIFPIALIHFGEISLIGLFITPILTPAISLLILCSVLSILLPFNFVHSFSTFFALSIKNFVNLFTFWEPIEFNSLFIPLFLWSFIFLLYIWLLQVKEKRTPI
- the gcvH gene encoding glycine cleavage system protein GcvH, which produces MKKYTATHEYVTIEGNIATVGISAKAAEELGDVTYVELPEVGKEVKKGEVLCTIESVKSAEDIYVPLSGKIVEVNNDLEDQPEIINEDAENKGWIVKIEFSDQSEIEDLLDEETPM